From a region of the Actinopolymorpha singaporensis genome:
- a CDS encoding GNAT family N-acetyltransferase codes for MIAGEFTLSTIILGAFRSATLGYWIDVGYTRRGLATRGVQQVCQAARDEMGLHRVEASTIVANAASQGVLRKSGFEQIGTAPRYLHVGGEWQDCHLFQRILHDEALPGL; via the coding sequence GTGATCGCGGGCGAGTTCACCTTGTCCACGATCATTCTGGGCGCGTTCCGGAGCGCGACGCTCGGGTACTGGATCGACGTCGGCTACACCCGCCGCGGCCTGGCGACTCGCGGTGTGCAGCAGGTCTGTCAGGCGGCCCGGGACGAGATGGGCCTGCATCGCGTCGAGGCGTCCACCATCGTCGCGAACGCCGCCTCCCAGGGCGTGCTGCGCAAGTCCGGGTTCGAGCAGATCGGTACCGCACCGCGCTACCTGCACGTCGGTGGCGAGTGGCAGGACTGCCATCTGTTCCAGCGGATCCTGCACGACGAAGCGCTGCCGGGGCTCTGA
- a CDS encoding PPOX class F420-dependent oxidoreductase, whose translation MTAVLPEELKKLVDEEKVFATVATLLPDGQPHLTVVWVKRDGDELLFSTIDDRVQGRNLARDPRISMLISPPDEPYTYTEIRGTAGIVPDPDSRLPHELLLKYLGGAPAEGASETGRIIVRVTPERITRWPKSA comes from the coding sequence ATGACCGCCGTTCTGCCCGAGGAACTGAAGAAACTCGTCGACGAGGAGAAGGTGTTCGCCACCGTGGCGACCCTGCTGCCGGACGGACAGCCGCACCTCACCGTCGTCTGGGTGAAGCGCGATGGTGACGAGCTGCTCTTCTCCACCATCGACGATCGTGTCCAGGGCAGGAACCTCGCCCGCGATCCGCGGATCAGCATGCTGATCAGCCCACCCGACGAGCCCTACACGTACACCGAGATTCGCGGTACGGCCGGCATCGTCCCGGACCCCGACAGTCGCCTTCCGCACGAGCTCTTGCTGAAGTACCTGGGAGGCGCCCCCGCCGAGGGCGCCTCGGAGACCGGTCGGATCATCGTGCGCGTGACTCCGGAGAGAATCACCCGCTGGCCGAAGTCCGCCTGA
- a CDS encoding excalibur calcium-binding domain-containing protein, translated as MYKKIAAVLATCVLATLGLVGIATADDDKYNCDDFRYQEDAQAVYNQDRSDPNDLDRDNDGIACETLPHRPKGSSGGSDSGKSNDDSNSNSRQDADDNGGIRLPSLIHTGGGATA; from the coding sequence TTGTACAAGAAGATTGCGGCCGTTCTGGCCACCTGCGTTCTGGCTACGCTCGGTCTTGTCGGCATCGCCACCGCGGACGACGACAAGTACAACTGTGACGACTTCCGTTATCAGGAAGACGCGCAGGCGGTCTACAACCAGGACCGGTCCGACCCGAACGACCTCGACCGGGACAACGACGGGATCGCCTGCGAGACGCTGCCGCACCGCCCCAAGGGCAGCAGTGGCGGGAGCGACAGCGGCAAGAGCAACGACGACAGCAACAGCAACAGCCGCCAAGACGCCGACGACAACGGTGGCATCCGGCTGCCGTCGCTGATCCACACCGGCGGCGGGGCGACCGCCTGA
- a CDS encoding class F sortase codes for MRRFVTCIFVVLLTSALLASCGGAPASVAAPGSAKHGATTQAAPSAKPVTTSRASANAARGQVADPAFLTIPAIDVDATVVGVGLLPDGEMETPAYDSNQAGWYVEGARPGEPGPAVIVAHVDSRTGRDVFYRLRELQPGDRITVTDLADARHTFTVERLERADRDALPYGRIWNRDKHPVLRLITCAGSYDRSNGGYQQNLIVYAS; via the coding sequence ATGCGCCGCTTCGTCACGTGCATCTTTGTCGTACTGCTCACCTCAGCACTTCTCGCGAGCTGTGGTGGTGCACCCGCATCAGTCGCCGCACCCGGATCCGCGAAGCACGGCGCGACCACGCAGGCCGCTCCGTCCGCCAAGCCGGTCACCACTTCCAGGGCATCAGCGAATGCCGCTCGAGGTCAGGTCGCCGACCCGGCGTTCCTCACCATCCCCGCCATTGACGTGGATGCCACCGTGGTCGGTGTCGGGCTGCTACCGGACGGGGAGATGGAGACTCCGGCGTACGACTCCAACCAGGCCGGTTGGTACGTCGAAGGAGCACGGCCCGGCGAGCCCGGACCGGCGGTCATCGTTGCCCACGTCGACTCCAGGACCGGCCGAGACGTCTTCTACCGGCTCCGGGAACTCCAACCCGGCGATCGGATCACCGTGACCGACCTGGCCGACGCGCGTCACACCTTCACCGTCGAACGACTCGAACGCGCCGACAGGGATGCGCTTCCGTACGGGCGGATCTGGAACAGGGACAAGCATCCAGTCCTCCGGTTGATCACCTGCGCCGGCTCCTACGACCGCTCCAACGGCGGATACCAGCAGAACCTCATCGTGTACGCAAGCTGA
- a CDS encoding NUDIX hydrolase codes for MNDVPVLPVKNADGSVLVSLERLAEEDLVRLDPSVPLTASLVVLWHGGTCLMVFNRFRQLWELPGGMIDPGETPREAAVRELEEESGQRTHDLDLAGVARVTCAPDDRSEFLAVYRGRVDTPLPFVPNAEMSGATWWHPATELPDLTPIDAALARLCPAE; via the coding sequence GTGAACGACGTTCCTGTGCTACCGGTGAAGAACGCCGACGGGTCGGTGCTGGTGAGTCTCGAGCGGCTCGCCGAGGAGGATCTCGTCCGCCTGGACCCATCCGTACCGTTGACGGCTTCGCTGGTGGTGCTCTGGCACGGCGGCACCTGTCTGATGGTCTTCAACCGGTTCCGGCAGCTGTGGGAGTTGCCGGGCGGCATGATCGATCCGGGTGAGACTCCTCGCGAGGCCGCCGTACGCGAACTCGAGGAGGAGAGCGGGCAGCGGACGCACGACCTCGACCTCGCGGGCGTGGCCCGGGTGACCTGCGCACCCGACGACCGGAGCGAGTTCCTCGCCGTCTACCGAGGCCGGGTGGATACGCCGCTCCCGTTCGTACCGAACGCCGAGATGTCCGGCGCGACGTGGTGGCACCCGGCTACGGAACTCCCCGACCTGACGCCCATCGACGCTGCCCTCGCCCGGCTGTGCCCCGCGGAGTAG
- a CDS encoding nucleotidyltransferase domain-containing protein, translated as MLPAQVHEVTDTYLRLVDAAVPGLVRGLYLHGSTALGDFCPSHSDIDFVALTSHRPTEPEVTALATVHEELDRLYPRPYFDGGYLLRADLAADPDRCPNVPGCLETKFEPSGRITVSLVTWHELHEHGVAVRGPAVAELGVWTDKATLLANTGNNLRTYWRRWVNKLDRLAETAPDRAVDPWFVEWCVLGSVRLHALLVTGRLHSKGGAGRWAVETEAFGPHWRPILTEALRIRYGDDGPSTYADLLHRHRETRDFLATVVAANEA; from the coding sequence ATGTTGCCTGCGCAGGTGCACGAAGTGACGGACACCTATCTCCGACTCGTCGACGCGGCCGTTCCGGGTCTCGTCCGGGGCCTCTACCTGCACGGGTCCACGGCGCTGGGGGACTTCTGCCCGAGTCACAGCGACATCGACTTCGTGGCTCTGACGTCCCACCGACCCACCGAGCCCGAGGTCACCGCACTCGCCACCGTCCACGAGGAGCTGGACCGGCTGTACCCGCGTCCCTACTTCGACGGGGGATACCTGCTGCGTGCAGATCTCGCCGCCGATCCCGACCGGTGCCCGAACGTTCCGGGCTGCCTCGAAACCAAGTTCGAGCCGAGTGGGCGAATCACCGTGTCCCTGGTGACGTGGCACGAGTTGCACGAGCACGGCGTGGCGGTACGCGGGCCCGCGGTCGCGGAGCTCGGCGTGTGGACGGACAAGGCCACGCTGCTCGCCAACACCGGCAACAACCTGCGGACATATTGGAGGAGGTGGGTGAACAAGCTGGATCGGCTCGCCGAGACGGCGCCGGACCGGGCGGTCGATCCGTGGTTCGTGGAGTGGTGCGTACTCGGCTCCGTTCGACTGCACGCACTGCTGGTCACCGGACGGCTGCACTCCAAGGGCGGTGCCGGCCGATGGGCAGTGGAAACCGAGGCGTTCGGGCCACACTGGCGGCCGATCCTCACCGAGGCGCTGCGGATCAGGTACGGCGACGACGGGCCGTCGACGTACGCGGACCTGCTGCATCGACACCGCGAAACCCGGGACTTCCTCGCCACCGTCGTAGCCGCGAACGAAGCCTGA
- a CDS encoding GNAT family N-acetyltransferase, giving the protein MPGEYEVRPPVLADADALGEVHVRVWREAYPGLMPQEYLDQLDPRRSAERWRATLTDGSAEQLVRLVGLHAGEIAGFVVVGPARDDNPPAPRELQAINVLAAHHGTGLADLLLATALGDSPAYLWVLEGNERAIAFYRRHGFTTDGATTTHESTGKPLHRMVRQ; this is encoded by the coding sequence ATGCCCGGTGAGTACGAGGTCCGACCGCCCGTCCTAGCCGACGCCGACGCGCTCGGTGAGGTGCACGTTCGGGTCTGGCGGGAGGCGTACCCGGGCCTGATGCCACAGGAGTATCTCGACCAACTGGATCCCCGACGGTCGGCCGAGCGGTGGCGAGCCACGCTGACCGATGGGTCCGCCGAACAGCTCGTACGACTGGTCGGGCTGCACGCGGGAGAGATCGCCGGGTTCGTCGTCGTCGGGCCGGCTCGCGACGACAATCCGCCGGCGCCACGGGAACTCCAGGCCATCAACGTACTGGCTGCCCACCATGGCACCGGCCTGGCCGACCTGCTCCTGGCCACGGCCCTCGGAGACTCGCCGGCCTACCTGTGGGTCCTGGAAGGCAACGAGCGCGCCATCGCGTTCTATCGCCGGCACGGCTTCACGACCGACGGGGCGACGACGACACACGAGTCCACCGGGAAGCCCCTGCACCGGATGGTTCGGCAATAA
- a CDS encoding ArsR family transcriptional regulator, which produces MAAGSKHADVSPPVFLQLAGNPVRWRLLTELARSDLRVGELVAAIDQPQNTVSYHLGRLRAAGLVSMRRSSADHRDSYYHADLNRCGELLASTGAALHPGLSTAVQPALTVRRTRIRNRNARKVRVLFLCTGNSARSQMAEALLARAAGEYAEVASAGSHPKELHPNAVRAMRAYDIDLTGRRSKHLDEFAGRRFHHVITLCDKLREICPEFTGSPETAHWSIADPAAEGGYAAFRRVAADLHTRIVFLTHYLGIPTTTATPTTPTTPTTRE; this is translated from the coding sequence GTGGCTGCCGGGTCGAAGCATGCGGACGTCTCCCCGCCCGTCTTTCTCCAGCTGGCGGGCAACCCCGTGCGCTGGCGACTCCTCACCGAGCTGGCGCGCAGCGACCTGCGAGTCGGGGAGCTCGTCGCCGCGATCGACCAACCCCAGAACACGGTTTCGTACCACCTCGGACGCCTGCGCGCCGCGGGTCTCGTCTCCATGCGACGCAGCTCCGCCGATCATCGCGACAGCTACTACCACGCGGACCTCAACCGATGCGGGGAACTGCTCGCGTCGACGGGCGCCGCGCTTCATCCCGGGCTGAGCACCGCAGTCCAGCCAGCCTTGACAGTACGCCGGACCCGCATCCGGAATCGAAACGCTCGGAAGGTCCGGGTGCTGTTCCTCTGCACCGGCAACAGTGCACGGTCGCAGATGGCCGAAGCGCTGCTCGCGCGGGCGGCCGGTGAGTACGCCGAGGTCGCCAGTGCCGGCAGCCACCCCAAAGAGCTGCACCCGAATGCCGTACGCGCCATGCGGGCGTACGACATCGACCTCACCGGTCGGCGGAGCAAGCATCTCGACGAGTTCGCCGGACGACGGTTCCACCACGTCATCACGTTGTGCGACAAGCTTCGCGAGATCTGCCCGGAGTTCACCGGGAGCCCCGAGACCGCCCACTGGAGCATCGCCGATCCCGCAGCGGAGGGCGGCTATGCCGCGTTCAGACGGGTCGCAGCCGACCTTCACACCCGCATCGTGTTCCTCACCCACTACCTGGGCATACCTACGACCACTGCGACACCAACGACACCAACGACACCAACGACAAGGGAGTGA
- a CDS encoding VOC family protein gives MTETADNVVSVRYVVDDVQAAIDFYTTHLGFTVHTAHVPAFADVTRGSLRLLLSGEQSSGARATPQDAKGPGRNRIHLIVDDLDAEIERLRAAGLSFRSDLVTGPGGRQILLADPSGNLVELFAAAGRG, from the coding sequence ATGACCGAGACCGCGGACAACGTCGTCAGCGTCCGCTACGTCGTCGACGACGTACAGGCAGCGATCGACTTCTACACGACCCACCTCGGGTTCACGGTGCACACCGCACACGTGCCCGCCTTCGCCGACGTGACCCGCGGCTCCCTGCGACTGTTGTTGTCCGGCGAGCAGAGCTCCGGCGCCCGCGCCACCCCGCAGGACGCCAAGGGCCCCGGTCGCAACCGGATCCACCTCATCGTCGACGACCTCGACGCCGAGATCGAGCGGCTGCGCGCGGCCGGGCTGTCCTTCCGCAGCGACCTGGTGACGGGGCCAGGCGGCCGGCAGATCCTCCTGGCCGACCCTTCCGGGAACCTCGTCGAACTGTTCGCCGCTGCAGGACGCGGCTGA
- a CDS encoding HAD family hydrolase — translation MTSDLPTSPAPSGSALSGPALSGSAPVRGVLFDIDDTLFDYSSSERSGLLAHLAALDLLDRFPDSEELVAVWRRFVDEEHARFLAGEQTFTEQQLSRTRRFLSHLGCLPAEGISDSEAAAWFAGYVSHRDARWAAFPDAAPLLESLASAYRLGVISNSSHDHQLRKLERIGLLAYFGAAIVCSESHGTAKPHPSIFRAGCALLGLPPHEVAYVGDKYAVDAVGARDAGLQAYWLDRTGASAGPASERGIQVISSLAELPALLRLRADDRD, via the coding sequence ATGACAAGCGACCTGCCGACCTCACCCGCACCCTCCGGATCGGCGCTCTCTGGACCGGCGCTCTCCGGATCGGCGCCCGTCCGGGGAGTGCTGTTCGACATCGACGACACCCTCTTCGACTACTCGTCCTCGGAGCGGTCCGGTCTGCTCGCGCACCTGGCCGCCCTCGACCTCCTGGACCGCTTTCCCGACTCGGAGGAACTCGTCGCCGTCTGGAGACGATTCGTGGACGAGGAGCACGCGCGCTTCCTGGCGGGCGAGCAGACCTTCACCGAGCAGCAGCTTTCCCGAACCAGACGCTTCCTCTCCCACCTCGGCTGCCTTCCGGCCGAGGGGATCTCCGACTCGGAGGCGGCCGCGTGGTTCGCCGGTTATGTGTCCCACCGCGACGCGCGCTGGGCGGCGTTCCCGGACGCCGCGCCGCTGCTGGAATCCCTCGCCTCCGCCTACCGCCTCGGTGTGATCTCCAACTCCTCGCACGACCACCAGTTGCGCAAGCTGGAACGGATCGGCCTGCTGGCGTACTTCGGCGCCGCGATCGTCTGCTCGGAGTCACACGGGACGGCGAAGCCGCATCCGAGCATCTTCCGGGCCGGTTGTGCGCTGCTCGGTCTGCCGCCCCACGAGGTCGCCTACGTCGGGGACAAGTACGCCGTGGACGCGGTGGGTGCGCGGGATGCCGGTCTGCAGGCGTACTGGCTCGACCGTACGGGTGCGAGTGCGGGCCCGGCGAGCGAGCGGGGCATCCAGGTGATCAGTTCGCTGGCGGAACTCCCGGCGTTGCTGCGACTCCGAGCCGACGATCGCGACTGA
- a CDS encoding VOC family protein: protein MQVTEIRANLSVPDIGKARDFYTDYLGLSVEAFNMGWVANFRSPDGRAVVQLVTRDATAPVDSVISAAVGDDIEAAYEDAQRRGYEIVYPLTTEPWGIRRFFVRAPDGNVINVNSHRDE, encoded by the coding sequence ATGCAGGTCACCGAGATCAGGGCCAACCTGTCCGTCCCGGACATCGGCAAGGCCCGCGACTTCTACACGGACTACCTCGGGCTGAGCGTCGAGGCGTTCAACATGGGCTGGGTCGCCAACTTCCGGTCCCCGGACGGCCGGGCCGTCGTCCAGCTCGTCACCCGCGACGCCACTGCTCCGGTCGACTCGGTGATCTCGGCCGCGGTCGGCGACGACATCGAGGCGGCGTACGAGGACGCGCAACGGCGCGGCTACGAGATCGTCTACCCGCTCACCACCGAACCATGGGGCATTCGGAGGTTCTTCGTACGCGCTCCTGACGGCAACGTGATCAACGTCAACAGCCACCGGGACGAGTGA
- a CDS encoding GNAT family N-acetyltransferase: MTGHEEGRDGAVVRPATVADRNGITWLLRHLHAEGADGTTLPRVRQEAQTFVATNGEQVAGLVVATFVDYGIEAYGTVEELLVEPASRGRGVGRSLLDRSLSWLAAAGAEVVFVSALDEDVVGFYASAGFKPCSGPWLYWTRPVRR, from the coding sequence TTGACCGGACATGAAGAGGGCCGTGACGGCGCCGTCGTTCGCCCGGCGACGGTCGCTGATCGCAACGGCATCACGTGGCTCCTGCGCCATCTGCACGCTGAAGGAGCTGATGGCACGACGCTTCCCCGCGTACGTCAGGAAGCACAGACGTTCGTCGCGACGAACGGCGAGCAGGTTGCCGGCCTGGTGGTCGCCACGTTCGTCGACTACGGCATCGAGGCGTACGGAACGGTGGAGGAACTCCTCGTCGAGCCGGCATCTCGTGGCCGGGGAGTTGGCCGCTCGCTGCTCGACCGCAGCCTGTCCTGGCTTGCTGCGGCCGGCGCCGAGGTCGTCTTCGTGTCCGCTCTCGACGAGGACGTGGTGGGCTTCTACGCATCGGCGGGTTTCAAGCCCTGCTCCGGCCCCTGGCTCTACTGGACCCGGCCCGTGCGCAGGTAG
- a CDS encoding phosphotransferase enzyme family protein, whose protein sequence is MDGAAEVERGERATTTGELLRAVRTTFELDDEPPLGTSSGTPGDLGIRDLGGSSNLNLLAKRAGRPVVVRVYLPWVDSTRLADLQRIRDLLRDAGVPTPRTLPTADGRPWASFDGRLVEMEEYVEHDADMDTWNRLDAGTPALGRIHSVLDGVDAAPGTRRPAFANAVDAADAQAMTARGVARIRSWGEISTDVASMCDEAEEIAEIVASAEAAVPPTHPQLVHGDFWDNNVLFRSGLVAGVIDLDFLGRRPRVDDLALTLFFADQTLLPAMDDRIRLLRRLVDRYESGLDQPLTSDERVAVPAALARQQLWAFGHVANLDEKSARSLVSVMVGEVRRTLPIARDLPGWRTAFARAGS, encoded by the coding sequence ATGGACGGTGCTGCCGAGGTCGAACGCGGGGAGCGGGCGACGACAACCGGTGAACTGCTGCGTGCCGTCCGTACAACGTTCGAACTTGATGACGAACCCCCTCTCGGCACCTCGTCGGGAACGCCTGGAGACCTCGGCATCCGTGACCTCGGTGGCAGTTCGAATCTCAACCTGCTCGCCAAGCGTGCCGGACGTCCCGTGGTCGTTCGCGTGTATCTGCCGTGGGTCGACTCGACGAGGCTGGCCGACCTGCAGCGGATCCGCGACCTGTTGCGGGACGCGGGCGTCCCCACCCCCCGCACCCTTCCTACCGCGGACGGTCGGCCCTGGGCGTCGTTCGACGGACGTCTCGTGGAGATGGAGGAGTACGTCGAACACGACGCCGACATGGACACCTGGAATCGCTTGGACGCGGGGACGCCTGCGCTCGGCCGTATCCACTCCGTCCTGGACGGCGTCGACGCCGCGCCCGGAACGCGACGCCCGGCGTTCGCGAACGCGGTCGACGCCGCTGATGCTCAAGCAATGACGGCTCGTGGAGTCGCGCGCATCCGTTCGTGGGGCGAGATCAGCACCGACGTAGCCAGCATGTGTGACGAAGCCGAGGAAATCGCCGAGATCGTCGCGTCTGCCGAAGCCGCTGTCCCGCCTACGCATCCTCAACTGGTGCACGGCGACTTCTGGGACAACAACGTCCTGTTCCGCTCGGGACTGGTAGCCGGGGTCATCGACCTCGACTTCCTCGGTCGCCGGCCGCGTGTCGACGACCTCGCGCTGACGCTCTTCTTCGCGGACCAGACGCTCTTGCCAGCGATGGATGACCGAATTCGCCTGTTGCGTAGGTTGGTCGACCGCTATGAGAGCGGGCTCGACCAACCGCTGACATCCGATGAACGCGTGGCTGTCCCGGCCGCGCTCGCACGTCAACAGCTGTGGGCATTCGGGCATGTCGCCAACCTCGACGAGAAGTCTGCGAGGAGTCTCGTGAGCGTCATGGTCGGCGAGGTCCGTCGTACGCTTCCGATCGCGCGTGACCTGCCCGGCTGGCGCACTGCCTTTGCAAGGGCGGGATCGTGA
- a CDS encoding putative immunity protein: MILPKVRDLRFVTIRRGGTLTDSDHQLLALWAASCAEHVLGLFESVRPEDPRPRRAIEHARAWVRGEVKMMHARAAGGHAMGAARDLRGAARHAAYAAGQAAVVAHVAAHELGAAAYAIKAVRAAAPEGEGETAGRRECQWQRAQLPQAIRELVLDDQRLRNDICWSVFDC, translated from the coding sequence ATGATCCTCCCGAAGGTCAGGGACCTTCGCTTCGTGACGATCCGCCGCGGCGGAACCCTCACCGACTCCGACCACCAGCTCCTCGCTCTGTGGGCGGCGTCGTGTGCGGAGCACGTCCTCGGCCTCTTCGAGTCGGTGCGGCCCGAGGACCCACGACCGCGTCGGGCGATCGAGCACGCCCGCGCCTGGGTGCGTGGTGAGGTGAAGATGATGCACGCCCGCGCGGCGGGCGGCCACGCGATGGGCGCGGCCCGGGACCTGCGTGGGGCCGCACGACACGCCGCGTACGCCGCGGGTCAGGCCGCGGTCGTCGCACATGTCGCGGCGCACGAACTCGGCGCGGCCGCCTACGCGATCAAGGCCGTACGTGCCGCCGCCCCGGAAGGCGAGGGCGAGACCGCTGGGCGACGGGAGTGCCAGTGGCAGCGTGCCCAGCTCCCGCAGGCGATCCGCGAGCTCGTCCTCGACGACCAGCGGTTGAGAAACGACATCTGCTGGTCGGTGTTCGACTGCTGA
- a CDS encoding serine hydrolase, with amino-acid sequence MQDQATVLDEVAEAARELGVPGVAVGVDHGGKREIATYGVTSVEHGRPVDETTLFQIGSTAKTFTATAIMVLVDQGRVELDQPVRRYLPELRLQDDSTTGTLTVGQLLNHTAGWDGGDVWTDTGEGDDALERSVALLAELPQQFAPGTAASYNNAAFLLAGRVVEKVTGETFERALAGLVLDPLGLRQTSTSLNEIMTRPFAHGHRAAGTGDGALSVCRPWSDPRGYLPAGARLASSLGDQLTWARFQLGDGRSPDGTRLLAEQRLRAMHSPTTNHELWPGVRVGIAWLLREIDGVRLIEHHGDVAGQHSTVTAVPEHDFAIVVLTNATPSGRELSERIVRETLETRLGLVERPPEPLSLSPGELAPYAGAYRTEGLELRVVVDGAGLVIHGTLTDDGVAETLEFPSRLLPDERFLVVGGPFAGLQGEFVRDAGAVVAVKHVGRLVPRAAEPSA; translated from the coding sequence ATGCAGGATCAGGCGACCGTTCTCGACGAGGTGGCGGAGGCGGCCCGGGAGCTTGGTGTTCCCGGCGTCGCGGTGGGTGTCGATCACGGCGGGAAGCGCGAGATCGCCACGTACGGCGTCACCAGCGTCGAGCATGGCCGGCCGGTCGACGAGACGACGTTGTTCCAGATCGGTTCGACGGCCAAGACGTTCACCGCCACGGCGATCATGGTCCTGGTCGACCAGGGGCGGGTCGAGCTCGACCAGCCGGTCCGCCGCTACCTCCCCGAGCTGCGGTTGCAGGACGACAGCACGACCGGAACCCTGACCGTCGGTCAGCTGCTCAACCACACCGCGGGCTGGGACGGCGGTGACGTCTGGACCGACACCGGCGAGGGTGACGACGCGCTGGAACGCTCCGTCGCGCTGCTCGCCGAGCTACCTCAGCAGTTCGCCCCGGGCACGGCCGCGTCGTACAACAACGCGGCCTTCCTGCTCGCCGGCCGCGTGGTGGAGAAGGTTACCGGCGAGACCTTCGAGCGGGCGCTGGCCGGGCTGGTCCTCGACCCCCTCGGACTGCGCCAGACGTCGACGTCGCTGAACGAGATCATGACGCGGCCGTTCGCGCACGGCCACCGGGCGGCGGGCACGGGCGACGGGGCGCTGTCGGTCTGCCGACCGTGGAGTGACCCGCGCGGTTACCTGCCCGCCGGGGCGCGACTTGCGTCCAGCCTCGGCGACCAGCTGACCTGGGCACGATTCCAGCTGGGCGACGGCCGCTCGCCGGACGGCACCCGGCTGCTGGCGGAGCAACGGTTGCGGGCGATGCACTCGCCGACGACGAACCACGAGCTGTGGCCCGGCGTCCGGGTGGGGATCGCGTGGCTGCTCCGCGAGATCGACGGCGTACGCCTGATCGAGCATCACGGCGACGTCGCCGGTCAGCACTCGACGGTCACGGCGGTGCCCGAGCACGACTTCGCGATCGTCGTACTCACCAACGCCACCCCGTCCGGCCGGGAACTGTCGGAGCGGATCGTGCGCGAAACCCTGGAGACCCGGCTCGGGCTGGTCGAGCGTCCGCCCGAGCCGCTCTCGCTCAGTCCCGGCGAGTTGGCTCCCTACGCCGGTGCCTACCGCACCGAGGGTCTCGAGCTGCGGGTCGTCGTCGACGGCGCCGGGCTGGTCATCCACGGCACCCTGACCGACGACGGTGTTGCGGAGACGCTGGAGTTCCCGTCGAGGCTGCTGCCCGACGAACGGTTCCTGGTCGTCGGCGGCCCGTTCGCCGGCCTGCAAGGGGAGTTCGTCCGTGACGCGGGCGCGGTCGTCGCGGTCAAGCACGTCGGCCGGCTGGTGCCGCGGGCCGCGGAGCCTTCTGCCTGA
- a CDS encoding VOC family protein, whose amino-acid sequence MAYDIHLVFDCRDVDKVSRFWLTALEGYNYPGSPPDQPAGSPPEGFDSWEAWADANGIPEDQRHTMRTIVDTQGNRPDIFFIAVPEGKVVKNRLHLDIKASKGLPADQVRARQDAEVERLVLAGAKVVARPAAGAVVMQDVEGNEFCIT is encoded by the coding sequence ATGGCATACGACATTCACCTCGTCTTCGACTGCAGGGACGTCGACAAGGTGTCGCGGTTCTGGCTGACGGCGCTCGAGGGGTACAACTACCCGGGCAGTCCGCCGGACCAGCCGGCCGGTAGTCCGCCGGAGGGCTTCGACAGCTGGGAGGCATGGGCCGACGCCAACGGCATACCCGAGGACCAGCGTCATACCATGCGAACGATCGTCGACACGCAAGGCAACCGGCCGGACATCTTCTTCATCGCCGTGCCCGAAGGCAAGGTCGTCAAGAACCGCTTGCACCTGGACATCAAAGCTTCCAAGGGGTTGCCGGCCGATCAGGTACGCGCACGGCAGGATGCCGAGGTGGAGCGACTGGTCTTGGCCGGAGCGAAGGTCGTCGCGCGCCCGGCCGCCGGCGCCGTCGTCATGCAGGACGTCGAAGGAAACGAGTTCTGCATCACGTAG